GTAGGTAAATCTAATCTTTTCGATGCTATTAGGTTTTTAAGTGCGATCGCAGATCGTCCACTGATTGAAGCGGCTTTGTCTGTTCGCGATGAAGGCGGTCGTACAGCAGATGTTCGCAGTCTGTTTCACTGTGTTGGCGATCAATATACTTCAGAGATGTCTTTTGAAGCGGAGATGATTGTACCTGACGAGGATGTGGATGACTTAGGACAAAAGGCATCTGCCAGTATTACCTTTCTACGCTACTCTCTCATCCTGGCTTACCGTAATAAAGATGATAGTTTGCGGTCATTAGGATCGTTAGAAATCCATAAAGAAGAGTTAGTTCACATTAATATCGGTGATGCTACTAAAAACTTACTTTTTCCTCACAAACCTACATGGCGCAAATCAGCAGTTAAGGGAAGGCGGACATCAAAATTTATTTCAACTGACTATAACAAAGAAGGCGACTTAGTTATAGAGCTACATCAAGATGGCAGTAAAGGAAGACCTTTATCTCGGTTAGCAGCTAATCTTCCAAGAACCGTACTTTCTGTAGCTAATGCAGCAGAAAGTCCAACCGCATTATTAGCACGACGAGAAATGCAATCATGGCGACTCCTTCAGCTAGAACCCTCTAGTTTACGAAAACCTGACGAATTTACAGCCCCTACTCGATTAGGAGCAGATGGCTCTCACCTAGCTGCAACACTTTATTATTTAGCACGAAGCAAAAATAATCAAATGAATGGAGCGTCCAATGATGAGGTAGCAGCGCAAGTTTATAGTGAAGTAACTAATCGATTGTCAGAACTTATTGATGATGTCCGTGATGTGTGGGTTGATCGTGATGAAAAACGCCAACTTATAACATTACAAGTAACAGGACGTGATGGTACATCCCATCCAGCAAGGGCTTTATCAGACGGAACACTACGCTTTCTTGCTCTAGCAGTGCTTGTATTAGAGCCAGAGGCACAAGGTCTATTCTGCCTAGAAGAACCTGAAAACGGCATTCATCCAGAGCGCATTCCGGCAATACTCCGGTTACTTCAAGATATTGCTACAGATGTTGATGAACCAGTTGGTTTAGATAACCCACTTCGTCAAGTCATTATTAATACTCACTCGCCTGCTGTGGTTATGCAAGTCCCTGATGATAGTTTGTTAGTTGCTGAATTGAAGGAAATGGTACGTTCTGGACAGAGGTTTAAACGAGTATCTTTTGGTTGTTTACCCAACACTTGGCGGCAAAAAGCCCGCGAAGAAGTGAACATTGTCCCTAAAAACAAATTACTTGCATACTTAAATCCTGTAGTAATTAATCCATCAGAACCGGATGGCAATGGAAATTTAGCAAGTCATGAGCAATTAAAACCAACACAACCTAAAAAAACACGAGTTGTGGATAGAGATGACCTGCAACCATTAATCCCTGGTTTCCCCGATGAATTAGCATGAAAGAGCTTTGTTACACTTTGGTGTCTGACGGTAGTTCTGATAAGGCACTTCTTTCTGTGCTGACTTGGTTGTTACAAATCAACCTTATTAATTGTGCTATTCAACCATCCTGGGCAGATTTTCGACATTTACCTAACCGCCCAAAAACATTGCCATGCAAAATTAAAGCAGCGCTTGAGCTTGCACCTTGTAATCTTTTATTTGTACATCGTGATGCAGAAAAAGAACCACACCACAAGCGTATAGAAGAAATCAGACAAGCAATACAGGAATTACGTGAATTTGTCTCAGTTCCTTATGTTTGTGTTATACCAGTTCACATGACAGAAGCATGGTTTTTATTTGACGAAGCCGCACTGCGTCGGGCAGCAAATAATCCGCATGGACGGCAGGAACTACAGTTTCCACCCATTACTAAACTTGAACAGCTACCCAATCCCAAACACGATCTTCACCAACTTCTAATTACAGCTAGTGGGCTTACAGGGCGTAGACTTAAGCAATTTCGTGTGCATGAATGTGTTCATAGAGTAGCAGAAAATATAGATGACTTTTCGCCCCTGCGTGCTTTACCTGCTTTCAATGCGCTGGAAGCTGAAATTAAAAAGGTTATTCAAGAGCAAGGTTGGTGTTCCAATTCAAATGTTAAGTAGCTAAATAAATTTGGACTGTGCGATCACACTTCCACCCACCAGACACACTAAAATAATTCCAACAGCTTAAATATCAGGGGCGCAAGGCTTGTGAAGGGTATTTATAAAGTTGATAAACAACCTCTAGGCAAATTCACGCCTACCAATACCAAGCAAAATTTATATACAACTAATCATCCGTTACAACAGATAAATAAACTGTTAGCTGTAGCTGCATCTAAAGGTACTTACTTTGTCAACCCACCAGAAGGTAAGCAAACACCGCCTAGATGTCCAAAAATACCAGATGAGATTCAACTACGAGAATATCAAAAACAAGCGATCGCTAACTGGTTTGCTAATAACGGGCGCGGTACGCTGAAAATGGCGACGGGTAGCGGTAAGACTATCACAGCATTGGCGATCGCATCTCAACTTTACCAAAAAATCGGTTTGCAAGTCTTACTCGTCGTTTGTCCCTTTCGTCATCTTGTCACCCAATGGGGGCGTGAATGCGAAAAATTTAACTTGCAACCAATTCTCGCTTTTGAAAATGTCCGCAAATGGCAAACGCAACTTTCTACGCAACTATATAATTTACATTCCGGTAATCAACCTTTTATTACTGTTATTACTACTAATGACAGCTTAAGTAGTGAGGGTTTACAATCTCAATTAAAGTATTTTCCCGATAAAACTTTAATAGTAGGAGATGAAGCTCATAATTTAGGTGCGAAGCGTCGAGAAGAAAGTTTACCACGTAATATCGGGCTAAGGCTTGCCCTTTCTGCGACACCGGAAAGATATTTTGATGAAGACGGTACGCAATCTTTATTTGACTACTTCGGTGCGGTTTTAGCACCAGAATTTACCCTGAAAGATGCTATTCAACAAAATGCGCTGGTACATTACCTTTACTACCCAATTTTGGTGGAACTAACAGAAACAGAAAGTCGCACCTATATTAAACTAACTAAACATATTGGACGTATATTGCAATTTCGCGACCGAGACGCGCAAGCTATTGGCATAGAAAGCGATGATCAAGATTTGAAACCATTATTAATGCAACGGGCAAGATTAATTGGTGCTGCTGCTAATAAATTAACAGCTTTGCGTAATTTAATGAAGAGGCGCATGGAAACTAGCCACACTTTATTTTATTGTGGTGATGGTTCTTTTGAAAGTACCCGCCAACTCAAAGCTGTAACTAAAATTTTGGGGGCTGAATTAGGTTACAGAGTTAACACTTACACGGCGGAAACTGCTTTAGATGAAAGGGAAGAATTACGCCGCCAATTTGAATGTGGAGAGTTGCAGGGTTTAGTAGCAATTCGCTGTTTAGATGAAGGGGTAGATATTCCTGCTATTCAAAATGCTGTAATTTTAGCTAGTAGTGGAAATCCCCGTCAGTTTATTCAGCGTCGCGGTAGAGTTTTACGTCCTCACCCTGGTAAAGAAAGAGCTACTTTGTTTGACATGATTGTACTACCACCAGAGTTGGATCGAGAAACTTTGGAAGTGGAGCGCAATTTGTTACGCAAGGAGTTAAGGCGCTTGGTGGAGTTTGCTGATTTAGCAGATAATGCTGGAGAAGCTAGGGTAAAACTTTTAGCTGTGCAAAAAAGATATGGTTTGTTGGATATTTAAAATGGTGATTTGTGACTGGGGACTGGTGATTGGGGAATAGGAAAAAATCAGTAATAAGTTAAGAAGAGTAACAGAGACTAGAAATATTTTGCCAAATTGTTTACTATATTCACAATAGAAGTCTTTTTATTCGTAAATATTACAACATATTTCTTCCTTATCAAGATTAGTATAGCAAAAAAAAAGAGTTAAGTCTAGGGGTTAGAAGCAAAAAAATTGCTATTTTTTATTAAAGATAGGTGACAAACTTCAGGGGTTATTTTAAAAGTTTTTACCGCACGGGGATAGAATGTATGGGGCTTGAGGCAGTTGAGATAATTTTAGGATGGGAAAACGCTTTTGGCATTAAATTGAGTGATGATGAAGCGGAGACTCTGCAAACCCCTCAAATGGCAATTGAGTTAATTTGTTCTAAGGTAGGTGCAATAGTTAATTCAACGGGAGTATGCTTAGAAGCGCGTGCTTATTACCGTATCCGTAAAGCTTTTTGCGACGTTGTTGGATTATCGCGTAAGGAAATCCAGCTAGATAGTAAGTTGGTTAATTTTTTACCCAGAAAACAACGCCAGGAAATGTGGAAATCTGTCTATTTATCTGCTGGGTTTCCTAAATTACCTAATTTGAAGTTCGGAGTTGGAGTTTTTTTCCTTCCTATAACACTGAGAGATGTGGTAGATGAGATTGTAGTGCATTATCCATCTTTTCTTGCTTCTGAAGATGAACGATGGACGCGATCGCAAGTGCGATCTGTTGTCCAAGCAGTGGTTAGAATTGTGGTGAGAAGATGCGATTTTCAAGACGATGATGATTTTTCTCGTCTGGGTATTTGACTAAAGCTTTCTAGGCTATCTAGGAAATATTATCGGCTATTGAGAAGATAAATTCATCATAAATGATGCTGTGAGAGTACCATTGCAGCAGTTGTAATCGCTACAATATAGCCAACTTTTACACATAAGCTGCAATATGAGTAATGAACCTACTATTAATGATGTGCAACAGCCTATTATAGATGCACCGCTGGAAGTGCGACAAGTTATTGAGCGAGTATTAGAGGCTGAAAAAGATAAGCTTTATATGAAATATCCCCGTCATATTAATGATGACATACTGGAAATTATTAAAGAAGTAGTGCAATGAAGTTAATTTCTCTTAAAATTTGCAATTTTAGGCAGTTTTATGGTAAAAGTCCGACAATTGAGTTAGCTACTAACCAGGAACGCAATACCACAGTAATTCATGGTAATAATGGTGCTGGTAAAACTGGGTTGTTAAATGCGTTTACTTGGGTATTGTATGAAAAGTTTACTGCTGCTTTTGCTTCTACAGAGCAATTAGTAAATAAACGTGCGATCGCAGAATCACAACCTGGACAACCTGTAGAATGTTGGGCAGAATTAATTTGGGAACATGACGGTAAACGTTATCGCGCTAAACGTGAATGTCGTGCTTACAAGGGGGATACTGTTGAACAAACTCCTAGTAAGTTATTTATGCAAATAGCGGCGGAGGATGGTAGTTGGGGACATCCGCGCGAACATCCAGAGGATATTATTGGTAGAATATTGCCAGAAAGCTTGCATCAGTATTTCTTCTTTGATGGAGAAAGAATTGAACAAATTGTTCGCTCTGATAAAAGAAGTGAAATTGCGGAGGCGACTAAAAAGCTGTTAGGCGTAGAAATATTAAATCGTTCTATTAACCATCTTAATCAAGCTAAAAAAAATTTAGAAAAAGATTTAGAATTTATTGGCGATATTGAAACTAAAAAACTTTTAAAAGAAAAGGATAAATTTGAGCAAGATCGTGAGCAAATTCAAAAGCGACAAGGTGAAATAGCTCAAGAGTTAGCACATCAACAAACTTTGAAACAAGAAACCATTAACCGCTTACGCCAACTTGGTCGTGCGAAAGAGTTGGAACTCAGACGGCAAGGATTAGAAGCGCAGCAAACCTTAAACCGAGACAACTTTAAAAACAGTAAAGAAGCAATAAAAAAAGCTATTTCTACGAGAGGTTATACAGTTTTATTGCCAGATGTTTCTGATGAATTTAAAGCTATTATAGAAGATTTAAAGCAGCATGGTAAGTTGATGACTGGCATAGATCGGCAGTTTGTTTATAATTTGCTAACTCAACAACGCTGTCTTTGTGGTTCCGAATTATTTGAAGGAAATTATTTTTATGAAAATGTCAAAGCTTGGCTAGATAAGGCTAGTATAGCTGCTGTGGAAGAAACCGCTATTCGCCTGAGTACTCAGGTAGATGAAATTGAACAGCAATCTATTATTTTTTCTGAAGAGATTGATCGAGAGCAAGCAACTATAAAAGATTTACGGGAAGTTATTTCTCAAATTGAAACGCAACTAGATGATATTAGGGAACAGTTGCGTAAAGATCCGAGTGAGGAAATTCGAGATTTACAACAACGTCTTGATGAAATTGAAGAAAAAATTCGGGATTTAACTCTGGAAGAAGGAGAAAATCAACAAAAAATTGCTCAAATTAAAGGTGAAATTGAGAAGTTAGGTAAACAAGTTGCTAAACATGAAATGAATGAGGCAAAACAAGTAGTTGCTCAACGTAGAATTGCGGTGACACAGGATGCAATAGTAAGATTAACAGAAGTGCGATCGCGCTTAGACCAACAATTTCGCTTGCAGTTAGAAAAACGCATTCAAGAAATATTTAGTGAAATTTCCTTTACGCCTTATATACCCCAATTAAGCGATAAATATGAGTTAATTCTAGAAGATAATGCTATAGGGCAATCAACAACTGTTGCAGCTTCTACTGGAGAAAATCAAATTCTCAGTTTATCTTTTATTGGGGGAATTATTGATCGGGTGCGAGAATGGAGTGAAAAAGAAGTATTAATGATGCCTAGTAGTAGCACATTTCCCCTAGTAATGGATTCACCGTTTGGTAGTTTAGATCAAACTTATCGGCGGCAAATTGCGAAAATAATTCCGAGATTAGCAAATCAATTGATAGTTTTAGTTACAAAAACTCAGTGGCGGGAGGAAGTAGAAGAGGAAATAGCTGAAATTGTTGGTAAGCAATATGTATTGACTTATTACTCTTCTAAACTGGATTGCGAACAAGATTTTATTGATTTAGGCGCAAGTCGTTATCCTTTAGTAAAACAAAGTCCCAACGGATTTGATTATACCAAAATTATAGAGGTGGAATATGATTTCTAGTGCGTTACTGTATACCCGCAGCGTCACTCCTTGCACCTGATGAGATTATCTAACTGCCTAAAGTTACCTCAAAACAGTTATAGGCTATTTGATTGGCTTTTCTATCGTGAGGTACCCAGTGCTGCCTTACGAGACAGTATGGGACTTCCAGGATTTCTACTAAACTTCAAAATTTCCGTAAAACTAAGCCATTTGCGTTGCCTTTTCAACTCTTTTTTAATCTGGTTGATGTAAGGCCAAAAATCCACCTGCATTGTGTGTCGCTTGGAATCGACATAGTGTTTTTGCATTAGTCGGCGTTCTTTTGCCATATCTCGTAACATCGCTGCTTTGCTGGGTAAACCAATATTTCCGGCTATCACTTCAACGATCCACTTTGATTGCCACTCTGCTAAGGGCATAATTGCACCTATGGGTTGCAACAGACCGATAAAGTAAAGATTTGGATGATCTGGATGTACAACTCGCTTGTACAGGGGGAATTCGTTGCCCTGGGGATTAATAAAGTTTTTGTCAAAAAAGGGAAAAGCTATTTTATAACCTGTACCGTAAATAATAGTATCTATTAGCTCCTCTGTACCATCTTCAAAGCGCACGCGATCGCCTGCAAGTTCTTTGATATTTGGTTTCATTTTTACCTTACCGTAGCCAACAAAATTCAGTAACTCGGAGGAAATTGTTGGATGTTCACTCAAAAACTTGTGCATGGGGTTGGGAAAACCATAGGCAGATTGAGAGCCACGAGCCAGAAATAATAGGATTTGACCATAAAATCGTCGTAAGGGTAATGGCAAGGCAAAAAACCAAGGTGTAAGATAACTATCAAGTGTTCTGCCTAAAATGTACTTGGGTAAAACATAGGCGCTGCGACGAGTAGATAGATAAGTCTGATTTGCAACCCGTGAAGTCTCACAGGCTATATCACAGGCAGAATTACCAATACCAACAACTAGGATATTTTGATCAGCCATGCCTTCTGGAGTTTTATAATCGTGGGTGTGCATGGTTTTGCCCGTAAATTCTCCAGGAAACTCAGGCAAGTTTGGACACCAGTGATGACCATTAGCGACAATCACTGCTGCATAGCGGTGTGTCCGTTCTCCGTTGGCATTTTTGATAGTGACATCATAAGTGCCATCTCCAACTGGCGCTACGCGACTAACTTCAGTTTTGAAAGTTATTTTGTCCCGAAAACCAAAATGGTCAACATAGGACTCAAAATATTTGAGAACTTGGTTGTGGTTTGCATACTGCGGGTAGTCTTCTGGCATGGGAAAATCAGAGTAAGACATCTGTCCCTTAGAAGAATTGATATGTAACGACTTATAAGCTGATGACATCCCGTTATCATTCATGTAGCGCCAGTTACCACCAATCCCAGAACCTTTTTCAAAGCAGTCAAAGGCAATTCCGCGCTCGTGGAAGATTTTAGCAGCAGCAATCCCAGATGAACCAGCACCAATAATACAAACGCGATCGCTAGTCATAGTAGTAAATCCTTTGAAAATTATTGTTGTTTTTTTACTGATCTAATTTAAGAAGTGTCTAAATTTTTATTGCTGAGTACTGCATAGGGTAGACTCAATCCAACTTGTCAAAAGATTTTGGTAAGCTTGCGATCGTTCGGCAAAAAACATATGACCCATGCCCTGTAAAATAATGAGTTCAGCATCAGGAATACTACGGGCAATAAATTTTGCGTGTTCGAGAGGGATAATTGGATCGCGATCGCCACTCAAAATTAGCGTAGGAACTTGAATGTTGGGTAGCAGATAGCTAATATCCATATCTGCAAAGCACTTAAAAAGGTCAACTAGACTGTTGAGATTGTGTTTGACTACATCTGGATACATTGCAGCAACAGTTTTTTGAAGGATAGGTGCGTGCAAATAAGTTTGGCGATCGCCTGCGTTCGTACTACTAGCTAATTTGTAAAATGTTTGATTGAACATCAACATTTTGCAGATAAATTTACACAGTAACTTACCCATCGCCCCGCTTTTAGATAGCCTCTGCAACCATCCCAATAAACCTTGCCATTGCCCTTGGGAAAAACCACAAATGCAGAAAACACCTTTGATGTAATCTGGAAAATGAGCCGCGAGGTTTAAAGCTGCAAACCCACCTGCTGAGTATCCAACTAAAGCTACTGGCTGCTTACCTAACAACTGATGAATTGCACTCATTAGTATGTCGGCTAACATATTTGCGTTGAGTAACTCCGGTCGAGAGTAGGCTGGATAATGACCAGGTAAACTAAGGGAATACCAAGGTAGATTTTCTCTAACTATCCGTGGAAAGTTGGGTGTCCAAAAGTTAACAGATAGCGTTATTCCATGTAGAAAAATAATTGGTATCCCTGGTTTATGTTGATTGCCACCTAGCGCTATCAACCGATGTTCGCCAACTTCAATGTACTGTGGCATGGGATGTAATTAATTCTTTATCCGAACTTATGCTGTTTACACGCTGCCACATCAAACTACCAACAATTTCAATACCATTGACGAGAATAGGAGGGGTACTTAAAGTCAGTATGTCACCATTTAATTGAGCAAAGCGAACTTGATTTGCACCTACCCAATTCGGGAAAAAACTTACTTCAACATGATGAACAACTTTATTAGCTTGGACTTCATAGGTTCCGCAATAGGAAATATAGCTTTCAGCAGCAGCCACCTTTTCTTCAACAGTTCCACCAGCAATATCTCCAGCTTGAAATTGAGGACGGTTTGCTTTCATCATTGCTACTGAAACATAAGCATTATCTGTATAAATAATGTAACCACTGGGATTGGCTCCTAAAGGATAAAAAGTTTGACCATTCTCAGTTCTAGTTTCACAGCTAAGAAGTTTCCAAGTACCTACTAGATTATTTGTCATTTTCTTGAAAGTCCTATTTAATGGGTAGGAGTTTGCTGGTTAATTGTCATTTTTGTATGAAAAATGACTAATCATTACTGACAACATGAACGAATGAAAATGCTAATTAAATGTCTTAATCAATGCGGCGAAGAGTTAACCGTAACAGTAGTAAATCTCCAGTTAAAAAGCCGAGGAGTGCCAGATACAGATAACGCTCGTAGCGCTCAAAAACAGTTTTGCCAACCAAATTTATGATTTCTGTACGTTTGCTTTTTAAGTTAGCCAACCAGGCTTGGAGAGTGCGGACATAATCTAGGCGATCGTTGCGAACTGTAATTATTTCAAAAATACCTTCTGCGGCGGCGGTAATTTCTGTCAGTCGAGGTGAGTCAGATTCGGGAAATATTTCTTCATTAGCAAACTGAGCGCCTAAAGTTCTTTGTACCTCTTCGGGTTTTCTTTTACCATAAGCAATGGTTTGGATTGACATCGAGCCACCTGGATTTAACCATTCATGACAACGACTAAAAAAGGTACGATAAACATCAATTTTTTCATTACTGGATAATTCTGGCTTGACAAAATGTTCAAACGCACCAATAGAAATAATCGCATCAAAAGGCTGTATTGGTGAGTAATTTAACCAACTTTCTAGATTAACTTCAATCTGAGGATGATTGTTAGTATAAATCCAATTTTTTTGAGCTTCACTTAATGTCAGTCCGATAGCTTGCTCAACTCCATGTACGTCTACTAAACGTTTGAGTACTGTTCCCCAACCACAACCTATATCTAAAACGCGCTTTGCATTTTTTGCTTTAGCTTGATTGATATGAAAATCTACTTTTCTAAGTTGAGCTAATTGCAATGCTTCTTCTGATTCGCCTTCTTCCCAGATAGCACAAGAATAAGTCATAGTACTATCTAGCCAAAGTTGATAAAAATCAT
This Oculatellaceae cyanobacterium DNA region includes the following protein-coding sequences:
- a CDS encoding AAA family ATPase, with amino-acid sequence MLKYIMLTRLKVSGFKNLVDVDVRFGPFTCIAGANGVGKSNLFDAIRFLSAIADRPLIEAALSVRDEGGRTADVRSLFHCVGDQYTSEMSFEAEMIVPDEDVDDLGQKASASITFLRYSLILAYRNKDDSLRSLGSLEIHKEELVHINIGDATKNLLFPHKPTWRKSAVKGRRTSKFISTDYNKEGDLVIELHQDGSKGRPLSRLAANLPRTVLSVANAAESPTALLARREMQSWRLLQLEPSSLRKPDEFTAPTRLGADGSHLAATLYYLARSKNNQMNGASNDEVAAQVYSEVTNRLSELIDDVRDVWVDRDEKRQLITLQVTGRDGTSHPARALSDGTLRFLALAVLVLEPEAQGLFCLEEPENGIHPERIPAILRLLQDIATDVDEPVGLDNPLRQVIINTHSPAVVMQVPDDSLLVAELKEMVRSGQRFKRVSFGCLPNTWRQKAREEVNIVPKNKLLAYLNPVVINPSEPDGNGNLASHEQLKPTQPKKTRVVDRDDLQPLIPGFPDELA
- a CDS encoding DNA phosphorothioation system restriction enzyme yields the protein MKGIYKVDKQPLGKFTPTNTKQNLYTTNHPLQQINKLLAVAASKGTYFVNPPEGKQTPPRCPKIPDEIQLREYQKQAIANWFANNGRGTLKMATGSGKTITALAIASQLYQKIGLQVLLVVCPFRHLVTQWGRECEKFNLQPILAFENVRKWQTQLSTQLYNLHSGNQPFITVITTNDSLSSEGLQSQLKYFPDKTLIVGDEAHNLGAKRREESLPRNIGLRLALSATPERYFDEDGTQSLFDYFGAVLAPEFTLKDAIQQNALVHYLYYPILVELTETESRTYIKLTKHIGRILQFRDRDAQAIGIESDDQDLKPLLMQRARLIGAAANKLTALRNLMKRRMETSHTLFYCGDGSFESTRQLKAVTKILGAELGYRVNTYTAETALDEREELRRQFECGELQGLVAIRCLDEGVDIPAIQNAVILASSGNPRQFIQRRGRVLRPHPGKERATLFDMIVLPPELDRETLEVERNLLRKELRRLVEFADLADNAGEARVKLLAVQKRYGLLDI
- a CDS encoding AAA family ATPase, coding for MKLISLKICNFRQFYGKSPTIELATNQERNTTVIHGNNGAGKTGLLNAFTWVLYEKFTAAFASTEQLVNKRAIAESQPGQPVECWAELIWEHDGKRYRAKRECRAYKGDTVEQTPSKLFMQIAAEDGSWGHPREHPEDIIGRILPESLHQYFFFDGERIEQIVRSDKRSEIAEATKKLLGVEILNRSINHLNQAKKNLEKDLEFIGDIETKKLLKEKDKFEQDREQIQKRQGEIAQELAHQQTLKQETINRLRQLGRAKELELRRQGLEAQQTLNRDNFKNSKEAIKKAISTRGYTVLLPDVSDEFKAIIEDLKQHGKLMTGIDRQFVYNLLTQQRCLCGSELFEGNYFYENVKAWLDKASIAAVEETAIRLSTQVDEIEQQSIIFSEEIDREQATIKDLREVISQIETQLDDIREQLRKDPSEEIRDLQQRLDEIEEKIRDLTLEEGENQQKIAQIKGEIEKLGKQVAKHEMNEAKQVVAQRRIAVTQDAIVRLTEVRSRLDQQFRLQLEKRIQEIFSEISFTPYIPQLSDKYELILEDNAIGQSTTVAASTGENQILSLSFIGGIIDRVREWSEKEVLMMPSSSTFPLVMDSPFGSLDQTYRRQIAKIIPRLANQLIVLVTKTQWREEVEEEIAEIVGKQYVLTYYSSKLDCEQDFIDLGASRYPLVKQSPNGFDYTKIIEVEYDF
- a CDS encoding NAD(P)-binding domain-containing protein, giving the protein MTSDRVCIIGAGSSGIAAAKIFHERGIAFDCFEKGSGIGGNWRYMNDNGMSSAYKSLHINSSKGQMSYSDFPMPEDYPQYANHNQVLKYFESYVDHFGFRDKITFKTEVSRVAPVGDGTYDVTIKNANGERTHRYAAVIVANGHHWCPNLPEFPGEFTGKTMHTHDYKTPEGMADQNILVVGIGNSACDIACETSRVANQTYLSTRRSAYVLPKYILGRTLDSYLTPWFFALPLPLRRFYGQILLFLARGSQSAYGFPNPMHKFLSEHPTISSELLNFVGYGKVKMKPNIKELAGDRVRFEDGTEELIDTIIYGTGYKIAFPFFDKNFINPQGNEFPLYKRVVHPDHPNLYFIGLLQPIGAIMPLAEWQSKWIVEVIAGNIGLPSKAAMLRDMAKERRLMQKHYVDSKRHTMQVDFWPYINQIKKELKRQRKWLSFTEILKFSRNPGSPILSRKAALGTSR
- a CDS encoding alpha/beta hydrolase — translated: MPQYIEVGEHRLIALGGNQHKPGIPIIFLHGITLSVNFWTPNFPRIVRENLPWYSLSLPGHYPAYSRPELLNANMLADILMSAIHQLLGKQPVALVGYSAGGFAALNLAAHFPDYIKGVFCICGFSQGQWQGLLGWLQRLSKSGAMGKLLCKFICKMLMFNQTFYKLASSTNAGDRQTYLHAPILQKTVAAMYPDVVKHNLNSLVDLFKCFADMDISYLLPNIQVPTLILSGDRDPIIPLEHAKFIARSIPDAELIILQGMGHMFFAERSQAYQNLLTSWIESTLCSTQQ
- a CDS encoding lipocalin-like domain-containing protein is translated as MTNNLVGTWKLLSCETRTENGQTFYPLGANPSGYIIYTDNAYVSVAMMKANRPQFQAGDIAGGTVEEKVAAAESYISYCGTYEVQANKVVHHVEVSFFPNWVGANQVRFAQLNGDILTLSTPPILVNGIEIVGSLMWQRVNSISSDKELITSHATVH
- a CDS encoding cyclopropane-fatty-acyl-phospholipid synthase family protein, coding for MTTANTLTPGASHQAIQQHYDVGNDFYQLWLDSTMTYSCAIWEEGESEEALQLAQLRKVDFHINQAKAKNAKRVLDIGCGWGTVLKRLVDVHGVEQAIGLTLSEAQKNWIYTNNHPQIEVNLESWLNYSPIQPFDAIISIGAFEHFVKPELSSNEKIDVYRTFFSRCHEWLNPGGSMSIQTIAYGKRKPEEVQRTLGAQFANEEIFPESDSPRLTEITAAAEGIFEIITVRNDRLDYVRTLQAWLANLKSKRTEIINLVGKTVFERYERYLYLALLGFLTGDLLLLRLTLRRID